One window of the Salvia miltiorrhiza cultivar Shanhuang (shh) chromosome 6, IMPLAD_Smil_shh, whole genome shotgun sequence genome contains the following:
- the LOC130990625 gene encoding uncharacterized protein LOC130990625 yields the protein MSDINKREFTELALDGGNYLTWALDVEIYLASCDLSDAIVPDSSCSSAQKAKALIFLRHHLNKDLKNEYLTEKDPVVLWQSLKDHFDQQKAIILPQAQYDWLNLRFQDFKSVIEYNSTLHRIVSQLKLCKQEVTEIDLIEKTLSTFHASNLVLQQQYRAKNYTRHSELISALLVAEKHNQLLMRNHNARPVGSQAVPEAHATTYRGGRGRGRGKANWS from the coding sequence ATGTCTGATATCAACAAAAGAGAATTCACCGAGCTTGCTCTTGATGGTGGTAACTATTTAACTTGGGCTTTGGATGTTGAAATATACCTCGCCTCATGTGATTTGAGTGACGCTATAGTTCCAGATTCTTCATGTAGCTCCGCCCAGAAGGCGAAAGCTTTGATTTTCTTGCGTCATCATTTGAATAAGGACTTAAAAAATGAGTACCTTACTGAAAAGGACCCTGTTGTACTATGGCAATCCCTGAAGGATCactttgatcaacaaaaggccATTATTCTCCCTCAGGCACAATATGATTGGCTGAATTTACGCTTTCAGGATTTCAAGTCCGTGATTGAGTACAATTCTACCTTACATCGTATTGTGTCACAGCTGAAACTCTGTAAGCAAGAAGTTACAGAGATTGATTTGATAGAGAAGACTCTATCTACTTTTCATGCCAGTAACCTTGTACTCCAGCAGCAGTACAGAGCCAAGAATTATACTAGGCATTCAGAACTCATTTCTGCTTTACTTGTAGCAGAGAAACATAATCAGCTTTTGATGAGAAACCACAATGCAAGACCAGTTGGTTCACAAGCAGTGCCTGAAGCACATGCTACCACTTATAGAGGTGGTCGAGGGAGAGGCCGAGGAAAAGCGAATTGGTCATAA